The DNA segment TTCCATCCGTGGAGCGGCGAGATGCCGGCGCACTCCCCGGGGGGGCTGCCGCCGCCTCATCCCAGCCTGGGGCTGACCCCTCAGAAGAACCACCTGCAGCCCTCCTTCGGGGGATCCCACGAACTGCCCCTCACGCCCCCGGCGGACCCCTCCTACCCTTACGAGTTCTCCCCCGTCAAGATGCTGCCCTCCTCCATGGCCGCCCTGCCGTCCAGCTGCCCGCCCGCCTACGTCCCCTACGCCGCCCAGGCCGCCCTGCCGCCCGGGTACTCCAACTTGCTGccgccctcccagccctgccggCAGCTGTCGCCCAACCCGCCGCCCGAGGACATCCCCTGGTGGAGCATCCAGCAGGCCGGCGCCCCGGGGGGCTGCGGCCACCGCTTCCCTGCGGCCGCGACACTTTCGCGGAGCCTGGTGCTGGGGCACTCGGACTTCGCCCAGTACCAGACGCAGATCGCCGCCCTGCTGCAGACCAAGTCTCCCCTGGCGGCCACGGCCAGGAGGtgccgccgctgccgctgccccAACTGCCAGTCGGCCGCCGGCAGCGCCCCGGAGGCGGAGCCGGGCAAGAAGAAGCAGCACATCTGCCACATCCCCGGCTGCGGAAAGGTGTACGGCAAGACCTCGCACCTGAAGGCGCACCTGCGCTGGCACACGGGCGAGAGGCCCTTCGTCTGCAACTGGCTCTtctgcgggaagagcttcacccgCTCCGACGAGCTGCAGCGGCACCTGCGGACTCACACGGGCGAGAAGCGCTTCGTCTGCCCCGAGTGCGGGAAGCGCTTCATGCGCAGCGACCACCTGGCCAAGCACGTCAAGACCCACCAGAACAAGAAGCTGAAGGCGGCGGCGGACGGCGTCAAGCGGGAGGACAGCCGCGACCTGTGACCGCCGGGATCGGCCCGGGACCGCCGGCGGCCGCCGCCCCTGCGGCCGAGCCGAGCCGCGCCGGGACCGGGCCGGGGGCGTCCCGCCACTGAGGGCAGGGTGGTGGGGAGAGGGCGGCCGGTTCTCGGACTCGCGTCGGGCCCGGTGAGCAGGACCTCGGCTCGGGGCGGCCTCCGCGCACCCTCAGGCCCAGGACTAGACGGTCGCAGGGGCCCGGGGCCATGCGGGGATAGGCGCCCGGAGCGCGGCTGAGGGCAGGGTAGCCCGCGGGCGAgagcggggccggcccggcccggccgccgaGGTACAGGCGTGTGGGCACCCGGGGGCGAGGCGGCAGCGTCGGTGTGGCCTCGCCAGGGCCTGGCCCTAGGTGCGTTCAGGGTAAAAGACTGAACTTTTGTGTACAGATTATTTAATAGTTACGTTTGAATACACATGTTCCCCTCCGTCCTCGGCCCCGCGAGGGGACCAGCATGAGATGTTTCTGTAAAGCGACCCGCGACCGCAGCGTGAAATAAACACGTTCACACCGGGGTCAGGAGGGACGGTCTCGCCGCGTTGGTCTCGTTTGATCCTCCCCGTCCCACCCCGGCCGCACCTTCCCGCCATTGCCCGCGGGGGCGGCGGATCG comes from the Pithys albifrons albifrons isolate INPA30051 chromosome 8, PitAlb_v1, whole genome shotgun sequence genome and includes:
- the SP5 gene encoding transcription factor Sp5, with the translated sequence MVERKADQQTHHRSFVDSKDLLSLLKEPLFFDDWVAANFKAINLPSDWLAAQQSPYQILGGDPGAVRQSAEIAQREGGGTRAEAKRSEGRGERGGDRRKLGSFSPSPRRPHASAVPRRLPLAPGAVAMAAVAVLRNDSLQAFLQDRTPSASPDLAKHSPLALLAATCSRIGQPGAAPSDFLPVSYDPTLGSPSRIFHPWSGEMPAHSPGGLPPPHPSLGLTPQKNHLQPSFGGSHELPLTPPADPSYPYEFSPVKMLPSSMAALPSSCPPAYVPYAAQAALPPGYSNLLPPSQPCRQLSPNPPPEDIPWWSIQQAGAPGGCGHRFPAAATLSRSLVLGHSDFAQYQTQIAALLQTKSPLAATARRCRRCRCPNCQSAAGSAPEAEPGKKKQHICHIPGCGKVYGKTSHLKAHLRWHTGERPFVCNWLFCGKSFTRSDELQRHLRTHTGEKRFVCPECGKRFMRSDHLAKHVKTHQNKKLKAAADGVKREDSRDL